The region GCATGCGGAAGTGGAAGTTCCTGGCGGATAACCACGTCACCGTGGACAAGAACATCTTCAGGAATCCCGAAAACTTGCAGAGTTTCATAAACGATATTTCGGGTTTTGTGCGAGAGTTTGAGGACTGCACCTGCTACTGCCGAATACCGGCCTTTGATCAGATCTACTGCACCTGAGACCTAAATTCGAAATGTAATAAAACATTAGATCCAAACAGATCCCAAGAACAGACTTTGGGAAGTGGGGGTTGGAGTACTGAGTctccaaaaatcaaaaacatatCCAGATCTATTGTAATTATTTAGGAAAACATTTATTGCATTGGGACTTTTCCACAGATAGCTCAAGGGGTACAAGAAGTGTTAAtcgaaaattgtattaaatacGTCCActagaaaaaaagaaaggataCTATAGGGTACTTGGAGACTTGAGGACAAGCTTCGGTTTACCgaaaatattgccaaagaaaCGCAAGAGGACGGTAAAGAACGAGGGCCGGTTCGGGTCCATCCATTTATCGGTCATATCCTCTGAGGGAAAAATAGATATTTAATGTGGAAAGACATGCTTCTGTGGGCTAAGTTACCCAAGTTGTCGCAATCCAGGCGCTCGTTGTCCAAGTTGTAAGTGCTGGACGGAGAAGGTGGCTGGATTGTGATTTCTTGACTGAGATCCGGATCCGCCATGTTCTTGACTTTCCAAAGCCTTTGTCGAAGCCGGaggaacaaatttttttagaattaacTTACACAAACAATTTGGATAATTTGAACGTGTATGATTTCCAATTTCTGTGCTCCGTGTGTAGAGTGTTTATAGAGTTCTGAGAACTCATGACTGTCACAGGCCAGGATCGGGTTGCTTGGTTTCGGGCTTGAGAGTTATCTTTATGAAAATACCACGTTTTAAGTCCTCCATTACCTGCAGGCACAGCTGCGAATTACGATCCATGTCTAGGATTTATGCCGTAAAGTTTTCAACGCAAAACATTAAGCATTCGGGGAGAACACGAGCTCGAAAAACATTTAGCCAGGACACGAGTGGGTGGGCTGTGGTGGGGTGAGGGCGCTCTCGGAACCTGTCCCTGAACGAGCATAAATTAAGGGgccagttgctgttgcttttaaTTAGACACTGAAACCGGCATTGCCAAAGTCCGTAGGATCTCATTCTGGCCACGACATCAAAACAGAGTCTCGCCCAGCAGGAGACTCTGGTAATTGTACGGCCGTGTGCCTGTATGGCTGTATGGCCGTACGGCTGGCCcgacatcatcatcatcataatAATCACCGTCCTCAGATATGCAATTAGAGGACAAACGAAAAATGTGTCTTGGTCAGGCGCTGTCAGTGTCGCTTGGGGACAAATACATATTTCGCAGCCTCCACGGACGTATATACACAATATTATATACCCGAAATTAACCATATTCATCAAGTCCACAACAAAGTGCAGCATTTTTGGTCGCTAATGACGAGTCGTTGTCGTGGACTTGAATGGCAACTTGTACTGCCACGGGCCGGGCTCTTTATCACTCCGGCCCAGTTAATTACTTATGTTGATTGTGCCCCCTGACCTTTGAGACGGCTTTCGTTTATTCTGCGGCCGACATGTCATCTCCAGCCTCGGTAGTTAAAGGTGAGTTACAGGTAAGATTTAAACCGAGATTTAAGCTAATTGGGTCGCTAGATTCTAGCCAcactattttattaaaaagtgcAGTACCCACATCAATGCCAGAGACAAGGACAACCGaaactaaatgaaaaaaactttcaaaaattgtaGCACTCTTGTTTAAGcttattaaaacttttcaacCAAATGGCTGAAACATTCGGCAGGGCAGCACAAACTTTCCATCTATTGTTGCCTTTTTGGCCCAAACCCTGCCGGTTTCGGGTAAGCTCTCAAGCCGATTTACAAACATTATCAGAGCAAGTTGGTGGACGA is a window of Drosophila bipectinata strain 14024-0381.07 chromosome 2R, DbipHiC1v2, whole genome shotgun sequence DNA encoding:
- the LOC108125030 gene encoding uncharacterized protein, translating into MADPDLSQEITIQPPSPSSTYNLDNERLDCDNLEDMTDKWMDPNRPSFFTVLLRFFGNIFVDVFNTIFD